One part of the Lachnospiraceae bacterium JLR.KK002 genome encodes these proteins:
- the hisB gene encoding imidazoleglycerol-phosphate dehydratase HisB codes for MPGDRTARQHRKTKETDISLTLNLDGSGTTQLNTGIGFFDHMLDGFARHGFFDLKVQVTGDLIVDTHHTIEDTGIVLGNAIRIALRDKRGIRRYGSCILPMDETLVLCAIDLSGRPYFSFEGEFTAERVGYMETEMVREFFYAISYSAGMNLHMKLLNGSNNHHMIEGLFKSFGRALDEATLRDPRIKDIMSTKGSL; via the coding sequence ATGCCAGGAGACAGAACTGCCAGACAGCACCGGAAAACAAAAGAGACAGATATCAGCCTGACCCTGAACCTGGATGGCAGCGGAACTACTCAGCTGAATACAGGAATCGGTTTTTTTGACCACATGCTGGACGGATTTGCCCGTCATGGTTTTTTTGACCTTAAGGTTCAGGTTACCGGAGATCTGATTGTGGATACCCACCATACCATTGAAGATACGGGGATTGTGCTGGGAAACGCCATACGGATTGCACTGAGGGATAAAAGGGGAATCAGACGCTACGGAAGCTGTATCCTGCCCATGGACGAAACGCTGGTGCTCTGCGCCATAGACTTAAGCGGAAGACCTTATTTTTCTTTTGAAGGGGAATTTACCGCTGAACGGGTAGGCTACATGGAAACAGAAATGGTCCGGGAATTCTTTTATGCCATTTCCTACAGCGCAGGCATGAACCTGCACATGAAGCTCTTAAACGGCTCCAACAACCATCATATGATTGAAGGGCTGTTTAAATCCTTTGGAAGGGCGCTGGATGAAGCCACTTTAAGAGACCCAAGAATTAAAGATATTATGTCAACGAAAGGTAGTTTATAG
- the hisD gene encoding histidinol dehydrogenase, whose protein sequence is MRILKLTRDTKENLLEDLLKRSPNNYQQYEATVNNIIAEVREKKDEALFACTKQFDGAEINKENIRVTEEEIREAYRLTDAKLLDVMKKSLENIRAYHEKQKQYSWFDSRPDGVLLGQKVTALSRVGVYVPGGKAAYPSSVLMNIIPAKVAGVEKIVMVTPCNRDGKVNPATLAAADLAGADEIYKAGGAQAVAALAFGTESIPKVDKITGPGNIYVALAKKAVFGHVSIDSIAGPSEILILADETANPRYVAADLLSQAEHDELASAILITTSQALAEQVSREVDCFTAALSRKEIIEKSLENYGYILVADTMEEAVETANEIASEHLEILTASPFETMMKIKNAGAIFLGDYASEPLGDYFAGPNHVLPTNGTAKFFSPLGVDDFIKKSSIISCSREALEPVYQDIVQFATSEQLTAHANSIKVRFED, encoded by the coding sequence ATGAGAATATTAAAATTAACCAGGGACACAAAAGAGAATCTTCTGGAAGATTTATTAAAGAGAAGTCCCAACAACTACCAGCAGTATGAAGCAACCGTCAACAACATTATTGCTGAAGTGCGCGAGAAAAAGGATGAAGCATTGTTCGCCTGTACGAAACAGTTTGACGGAGCTGAAATCAATAAAGAAAATATCCGGGTAACGGAAGAAGAAATCCGGGAGGCATATCGTCTTACGGATGCAAAACTTCTGGACGTGATGAAAAAATCACTGGAAAACATTCGGGCCTATCACGAAAAACAGAAGCAGTACAGCTGGTTCGACAGCCGGCCCGACGGCGTGCTGCTGGGCCAGAAAGTAACAGCCCTTTCCCGTGTGGGCGTATATGTGCCTGGGGGAAAGGCCGCCTATCCATCTTCCGTTCTTATGAATATCATTCCGGCAAAGGTTGCAGGTGTGGAAAAAATTGTGATGGTAACTCCCTGTAACCGGGACGGAAAAGTCAATCCCGCCACACTGGCCGCCGCTGATCTGGCAGGAGCAGATGAAATTTACAAAGCAGGAGGAGCCCAGGCTGTTGCGGCTCTCGCTTTCGGAACGGAATCCATACCGAAAGTGGATAAAATTACAGGCCCCGGCAATATTTATGTGGCCCTGGCCAAAAAAGCAGTATTCGGCCATGTAAGCATTGATTCCATCGCCGGCCCCAGCGAAATTCTGATTCTGGCAGATGAAACAGCCAATCCCCGGTATGTGGCCGCCGATTTGTTATCCCAGGCAGAGCACGATGAACTGGCCAGCGCCATCCTGATTACCACCAGCCAGGCCCTGGCAGAGCAGGTTTCCCGTGAAGTGGATTGTTTTACCGCCGCCCTTTCCAGAAAAGAGATTATCGAAAAATCTCTGGAAAACTACGGTTATATCCTGGTTGCGGATACCATGGAAGAAGCTGTGGAAACTGCCAATGAAATTGCTTCCGAACATCTTGAGATTTTAACAGCAAGCCCATTTGAAACCATGATGAAAATTAAAAATGCCGGAGCTATTTTCCTGGGAGACTACGCCAGCGAACCTCTGGGAGATTATTTTGCCGGGCCTAATCATGTACTGCCCACCAACGGTACGGCAAAATTTTTCTCCCCTCTGGGAGTAGATGATTTTATCAAAAAATCCAGCATTATTTCCTGTTCCAGAGAAGCTCTGGAGCCGGTTTACCAGGATATTGTACAATTTGCCACATCTGAACAGTTGACGGCTCACGCAAATTCGATTAAAGTAAGGTTTGAGGATTAA
- the hisG gene encoding ATP phosphoribosyltransferase codes for MDTREEQRYLTFALGKGRLARQALAAFEKTGITCQEMKDKDTRKLIFVNEELKLKFFLAKGPDVPTYVEYGAADIGIVGKDTILEEGRNIYEVLDLGFGKCRMCVCGPKEAEELLKHHELIRVATKYPRIAKNYFYNRKHQTVEIIKLNGSIELAPIVGLSEVIVDIVETGSTLRENGLHVLEEVCPLSARMVVNQVSMKMEHERITKIIQDLKGIL; via the coding sequence ATGGATACCAGAGAGGAACAGAGATATTTAACCTTTGCACTGGGAAAGGGCAGGCTGGCCAGGCAGGCACTGGCCGCTTTTGAAAAAACAGGCATCACCTGCCAGGAAATGAAGGATAAAGACACCAGGAAACTGATTTTTGTCAACGAAGAACTGAAGCTGAAATTCTTCCTGGCCAAAGGGCCGGACGTGCCCACCTATGTGGAGTACGGTGCAGCGGATATTGGGATTGTGGGAAAGGACACCATTCTGGAAGAAGGCAGAAATATTTATGAAGTGCTGGATTTGGGATTTGGAAAATGCCGGATGTGCGTCTGCGGCCCGAAAGAAGCAGAAGAACTTCTGAAACACCATGAACTGATTCGCGTTGCCACCAAATATCCCAGAATTGCCAAAAATTATTTTTATAACCGGAAACATCAGACAGTGGAAATTATCAAGCTGAACGGTTCCATTGAACTGGCTCCCATTGTAGGACTGTCCGAAGTTATTGTGGATATCGTGGAGACAGGTTCCACCCTGCGGGAAAACGGCCTTCATGTACTGGAGGAAGTATGTCCCCTCTCTGCAAGAATGGTGGTGAACCAGGTCAGTATGAAAATGGAACATGAAAGAATTACGAAAATAATTCAGGATTTAAAGGGGATTTTATAA
- the hisZ gene encoding ATP phosphoribosyltransferase regulatory subunit: MRQKLLHTPEGVRDIYSSECARKQVLQENLHELLKKYGYHTIETPTFEFFDIFSREIGTTPSRDLYKFFDREGNTLVLRPDITPSIARCAAKYYGDEAFPVRLCYMGNTFINNSSYQGRLKEITQSGAELIGDNSVAADGEILALVVNALKVAGLQEFQIGVGHVDFFRGLAKAAGLEEETELELVELISNKNFFGVEELLDSLHLSGDLRELFSMLGNICMSEELLLRAKKLSASYPDVLHALEHLEELTQVLKYYGVEKYISIEPGMLSTYHYYTGIIFSGYTFGSGEPVVKGGRYDKLLTYFGKDAPAIGFAVVVDQLLAALSRQKTDIPVSNNGILLVYQESRQEEAIRQANALRSQGSQVSLVRWQETKAREDYQSYADRMNMTDVQFLC; encoded by the coding sequence ATGAGACAGAAATTATTACATACCCCGGAAGGAGTCCGGGATATTTACAGCAGTGAATGCGCGCGAAAACAGGTGCTGCAAGAAAATCTCCATGAACTGCTGAAAAAGTACGGGTATCATACCATAGAGACGCCCACCTTTGAATTTTTTGATATTTTCAGCCGGGAAATCGGAACAACACCTTCCAGAGACTTATATAAATTCTTTGACCGGGAAGGCAATACACTGGTGCTCCGCCCGGATATTACCCCTTCCATTGCAAGATGTGCGGCAAAATATTACGGAGATGAAGCATTTCCGGTGCGGCTCTGTTACATGGGAAATACTTTTATCAACAACAGCAGCTATCAGGGCCGTCTGAAAGAAATTACCCAGTCAGGGGCAGAATTAATCGGAGACAATTCCGTAGCTGCCGACGGAGAAATTCTTGCCCTTGTGGTAAATGCCCTGAAAGTAGCAGGCCTGCAGGAATTTCAGATTGGCGTGGGCCATGTGGACTTTTTCCGGGGACTGGCCAAAGCCGCAGGGCTGGAAGAGGAAACGGAGCTGGAACTGGTGGAACTCATATCCAATAAAAACTTTTTCGGTGTGGAAGAACTGCTGGACTCCCTTCATCTGTCCGGAGATTTGCGGGAATTATTTTCCATGCTGGGAAATATCTGCATGTCCGAAGAACTGTTGCTGAGAGCAAAAAAACTGTCTGCTTCTTATCCGGATGTTCTCCACGCTCTGGAACATCTGGAGGAACTGACTCAGGTATTAAAATATTACGGTGTGGAAAAATACATTTCCATTGAGCCTGGTATGCTGAGCACCTATCATTATTATACCGGAATTATTTTTTCCGGCTACACCTTTGGAAGCGGCGAACCGGTGGTAAAAGGCGGGCGTTATGACAAATTGCTCACTTATTTTGGGAAAGATGCACCTGCCATCGGTTTTGCAGTAGTCGTAGACCAGCTTCTGGCCGCATTATCCAGACAGAAAACGGACATCCCCGTCAGTAATAACGGAATTCTGCTGGTATACCAGGAATCCAGACAGGAAGAAGCCATCCGTCAGGCAAACGCTCTGCGCAGCCAGGGCAGCCAGGTTTCTCTGGTACGGTGGCAGGAAACAAAAGCACGGGAAGACTACCAGTCCTATGCGGACCGTATGAATATGACGGACGTTCAGTTTCTGTGCTGA
- a CDS encoding Holliday junction resolvase RecU, translated as MATWNSRGLRGSTLEEFINLTNEKYAEHGLALIQKVPTPITPIRIDKDSRHITLAYFDQKSTVDYIGAVQGIPVCFDAKECHTDTFPLQNIHPHQIRFMEAFEKQKGISFLLIFYSHRNEFYYLRHRKLMEFWNRAEAGGRKSFRYEELEPDFFLSSGGGILVPYLELMQQDLEKRS; from the coding sequence ATGGCTACATGGAACTCCAGAGGCCTGCGCGGTTCCACACTGGAAGAATTTATCAATCTTACCAACGAAAAATATGCGGAACACGGGCTTGCACTGATTCAGAAAGTTCCCACACCCATCACACCCATCCGGATTGACAAAGACAGCAGGCACATTACTCTGGCCTATTTTGACCAGAAAAGTACCGTGGACTATATCGGAGCGGTACAGGGAATTCCGGTATGTTTTGACGCCAAGGAATGTCATACCGATACCTTTCCCCTGCAGAACATCCATCCCCACCAGATTCGGTTTATGGAAGCATTTGAGAAACAGAAAGGAATTTCCTTTCTGCTGATTTTTTATTCCCACAGAAATGAATTTTATTACCTGCGCCACAGAAAACTCATGGAATTCTGGAATCGGGCAGAAGCAGGAGGAAGAAAAAGTTTCCGGTATGAGGAACTGGAACCCGATTTCTTCCTCTCCTCCGGAGGCGGAATTCTGGTACCCTATCTGGAGCTTATGCAGCAGGATCTGGAAAAACGAAGTTGA
- a CDS encoding RluA family pseudouridine synthase, whose product MKEFQIGNNEKGQRLDKYLKKLLSQAPGSFIYKMLRKKNITLNGKKADGSEKLNLGDTVTLFLSEETLAKFSKTPSVTYPRISLNIIYEDEDILVINKPAGMLSQKGKYSDVSANEYIIGYLLGKQELKEEDLKTFRPSVCNRLDRNTSGLLIAGKSLKGLQELSGQLQDRSARKYYLCLVKGKISEARTLEGWLSKEEAQNRVTVSETEIPGSRYIRTACKPVETFTAGQQGDFTLLSVRLITGRSHQIRAHLAALGYPVLGDHKYGDKIINAWGYRELGIQSQLLHASLIKLADGTVLEAPVSGIFLKTLRYLREHR is encoded by the coding sequence ATGAAAGAATTTCAGATTGGAAATAACGAAAAAGGCCAGCGTCTGGATAAATACCTGAAAAAACTCCTGTCCCAGGCGCCGGGCAGTTTTATTTATAAAATGCTCCGTAAGAAAAATATCACCCTCAACGGCAAAAAGGCAGACGGTTCCGAAAAACTGAACCTGGGCGATACGGTTACATTATTTCTGTCGGAGGAAACCCTGGCAAAATTTTCAAAAACTCCTTCCGTAACTTATCCCCGGATTTCTCTGAACATTATTTATGAGGATGAAGATATTCTGGTCATCAACAAACCGGCGGGTATGCTTTCTCAGAAAGGAAAATATTCGGATGTTTCCGCCAACGAATATATCATCGGCTACCTGCTGGGGAAACAGGAACTGAAAGAAGAAGATTTGAAAACTTTCCGTCCCTCTGTCTGCAACCGTCTGGACAGAAATACCTCCGGCCTTCTGATTGCCGGAAAAAGTCTGAAGGGCCTGCAGGAGCTGAGCGGACAGTTACAGGACCGTTCTGCCCGGAAATATTATCTCTGCCTTGTGAAAGGGAAGATTTCCGAAGCCCGGACACTGGAAGGATGGCTGTCAAAAGAGGAAGCCCAAAACCGGGTAACGGTATCCGAAACAGAAATTCCCGGCAGCAGATATATCCGCACAGCCTGCAAGCCGGTGGAAACTTTCACCGCCGGGCAGCAGGGAGATTTTACCCTTCTGAGCGTACGCCTGATTACCGGACGTTCTCATCAGATTCGGGCTCATCTGGCAGCCCTGGGATATCCCGTTCTGGGAGACCACAAATACGGTGACAAAATCATCAATGCCTGGGGATACCGGGAACTTGGCATCCAGTCCCAGCTGCTCCATGCCTCTCTGATAAAACTGGCGGACGGAACGGTTCTGGAAGCACCTGTCAGCGGTATTTTCCTGAAAACACTCCGCTATCTCAGAGAACACAGATAA
- a CDS encoding YgiQ family radical SAM protein: MERDFLPICREDMQKRGITQFDFVYVIGDAYVDHPSFGHAIISRLLEAHGYTVGIISQPDWKKKDSIAIYGEPRLAFLVSGGNMDSMVNHYSVSGRRRDHDAFTPGGIMGKRPDYATIVYGNLIRQTYKKTPILIGGVEASLRRLAHYDYWSNKIRRSILLDSGADILMYGMGERSILALAEALDSGLPAEQITFVEGTVYKTRKKEDIYGAIFLPEFEKTAQDKKVYARSFYRQYTNTDPYSGRRLAEEYLNQVYVVQNPPAHPLSRQEMDDVYALPYMRTYHPSYEKAGGVPAISEIKFSLTSNRGCFGGCNFCALTFHQGRIIQSRSHESLLREAELLIKDRDFKGYIHDVGGPTANFRFPACEKQLTKGVCTDRQCLFPEPCRNLKADHRDYLDLLRKLRNLPGVKKVFIRSGIRFDYLLADSDHTFLRELCQYHVSGQLKVAPEHISDQVLQYMGKPESSVYRRFVREYENMNRKLHKEQYLVPYLMSSHPGSTLQEAVELAEFLRELGYMPEQVQDFYPTPSTISTCMYYTGLDPRTMEPVYVARNPHEKAMQRALIQYRDAKNYDLVREALLKTGRQDLIGFERYCLIRPRKFSEQHSGKQHNIPEQCSGRQHNIPEQRSGRQHNIPEQRSGKQRKSGNRTSGRTGTIRNIHKRKKQEKKP, from the coding sequence ATGGAACGGGATTTTCTGCCCATTTGCAGAGAAGATATGCAAAAACGGGGAATTACACAGTTTGATTTTGTGTATGTCATCGGGGACGCCTATGTGGATCACCCCTCGTTTGGACATGCCATTATCAGCCGCCTGCTGGAAGCCCACGGATATACAGTGGGTATCATTTCCCAGCCGGACTGGAAAAAGAAAGACAGCATTGCCATTTACGGGGAACCCAGACTGGCTTTCCTGGTCAGCGGAGGAAATATGGATTCCATGGTAAATCATTACAGTGTATCCGGACGCCGCCGGGATCATGACGCTTTTACCCCTGGAGGAATCATGGGAAAGCGGCCGGACTATGCAACAATTGTATATGGCAACCTGATACGCCAGACTTATAAAAAAACGCCCATTTTAATCGGCGGCGTGGAAGCCAGCCTGCGGAGACTGGCCCATTACGATTACTGGAGCAATAAAATCAGACGTTCCATCCTTCTGGACAGCGGCGCGGATATTCTGATGTACGGCATGGGAGAGCGCAGCATACTGGCTCTGGCAGAAGCGCTGGACAGCGGCCTGCCTGCGGAACAGATTACCTTTGTGGAAGGCACCGTATATAAAACCAGAAAAAAAGAAGATATCTATGGCGCCATATTCCTGCCGGAATTTGAAAAAACAGCACAGGATAAAAAGGTTTATGCCAGGAGCTTTTACCGGCAGTACACCAATACGGACCCATATTCCGGCAGGCGGCTGGCGGAAGAATATCTCAATCAGGTATATGTGGTGCAGAATCCCCCGGCCCATCCTCTGAGCCGGCAGGAGATGGACGACGTATACGCATTGCCTTATATGCGCACATACCATCCCTCTTATGAAAAAGCGGGAGGCGTACCTGCAATTTCCGAAATAAAATTCAGCCTTACCAGCAACCGGGGCTGTTTTGGCGGCTGCAATTTCTGTGCCCTGACCTTCCATCAGGGACGGATCATTCAGTCCAGAAGCCACGAATCCCTGCTCAGAGAGGCGGAACTTCTGATAAAGGACCGGGATTTTAAAGGATATATTCATGACGTGGGCGGCCCTACCGCCAATTTCCGTTTTCCCGCCTGTGAAAAGCAGCTTACAAAAGGCGTCTGCACCGACAGACAATGTCTGTTTCCGGAACCCTGCAGAAATCTGAAGGCTGACCACAGGGATTATCTTGACCTGCTTCGAAAACTCCGGAATCTTCCGGGTGTCAAAAAAGTATTTATCCGGTCCGGCATTCGATTTGATTATCTGCTGGCAGATTCCGACCATACATTTCTGAGAGAACTGTGTCAGTATCATGTAAGCGGACAGCTGAAAGTGGCGCCGGAACATATTTCTGACCAGGTATTGCAGTATATGGGCAAGCCGGAATCATCTGTGTACCGCAGATTCGTCCGGGAGTACGAGAATATGAACCGGAAGCTGCACAAAGAGCAGTACCTGGTGCCTTATCTCATGTCCTCTCATCCCGGCTCCACCTTACAGGAAGCGGTAGAACTGGCGGAATTCCTGCGGGAACTGGGATATATGCCTGAACAGGTGCAGGATTTCTACCCCACGCCTTCCACCATTTCCACCTGCATGTACTACACAGGGCTGGATCCCCGTACCATGGAACCGGTGTATGTGGCAAGAAATCCCCATGAAAAAGCCATGCAGCGGGCGCTGATACAGTATCGGGATGCGAAAAATTATGATCTGGTCCGGGAAGCCCTTCTGAAAACCGGGCGTCAGGATTTGATTGGGTTTGAGCGGTACTGTCTTATCAGGCCCCGGAAATTTTCAGAACAACATTCCGGCAAACAGCATAATATTCCGGAACAATGTTCCGGCAGGCAGCATAATATTCCGGAACAACGTTCCGGCAGGCAGCATAATATTCCGGAACAACGTTCCGGCAAACAGCGCAAATCCGGAAACAGAACGTCAGGCAGAACAGGAACCATCCGCAATATTCACAAGAGAAAAAAACAGGAGAAAAAACCATGA
- a CDS encoding HAD family phosphatase, with amino-acid sequence MLKNIRSVIFDLDGTLVDSMWLWHDIDVEFLEQRGLTLPETYQHDIEGMSFTETAVYTRELFHLSESVEELKEIWNRMAIRKYTYEVNFKPGAEEFLKYCKQQGISTGIATSNSRELVDAVAQALRFDGYIQEIVTACEVKRGKPAPDVYLEAAGRLGTKPEHCLVFEDVPMGILAGKNAGMRVCAVEDEFSSAQRQEKQNLADYYINTYYEVFSPSQEMEPGILEPALNI; translated from the coding sequence ATGTTAAAAAATATACGGTCGGTCATCTTTGACCTGGACGGAACTCTGGTGGACTCCATGTGGCTGTGGCATGACATAGACGTGGAATTTTTAGAACAGCGGGGTCTTACCCTGCCGGAAACCTACCAGCATGATATTGAAGGTATGAGTTTTACGGAAACCGCAGTCTATACCAGAGAACTGTTCCATCTTTCCGAAAGCGTAGAAGAACTGAAAGAAATCTGGAACCGGATGGCTATTCGGAAATATACATATGAAGTAAATTTCAAACCCGGTGCGGAAGAATTTCTGAAATACTGCAAACAGCAGGGAATTTCCACAGGTATTGCCACCAGCAATTCCAGAGAACTGGTGGACGCAGTGGCACAGGCCCTCCGCTTTGACGGTTATATTCAGGAAATTGTCACAGCCTGTGAGGTGAAACGTGGAAAGCCGGCGCCGGATGTATACCTGGAGGCAGCGGGACGTCTTGGGACAAAGCCGGAACACTGTCTGGTATTTGAAGACGTGCCCATGGGAATTCTGGCAGGAAAAAATGCAGGAATGCGGGTATGCGCCGTAGAAGATGAATTTTCCTCTGCTCAGAGACAGGAAAAACAGAATCTGGCAGATTACTATATCAATACTTACTATGAAGTCTTTTCTCCGTCCCAGGAGATGGAACCGGGTATTTTAGAACCCGCACTGAATATATAA
- a CDS encoding DegV family protein, translating into MKKIGVITDSHSGITQKEAAELDILVLPMPFYFDDICYYEDVNLSREAFFQKLDSGSEVSTSQPSPAEVMKLWDKGMETCEQILYIPISSGLSGSCGAALGLAQEEPYNGKIFVVDNGRVSTALHRSVLDALELIEEGYTAPEIKEILEASRDKMVIYVGVETLEHLKRGGRISPATAALGTVLNIKPVLKFDVGTLDTFKKCHGTARARKAMIEAMHHDLETTFREWQEKGEVYLLAASSASQEATEEWLREIREAFPGMEVLCDNLSMGVSCHIGQGGLGIGCSCRPKRL; encoded by the coding sequence ATGAAAAAAATTGGCGTAATAACTGACAGTCACAGCGGAATTACACAAAAAGAGGCGGCGGAACTTGATATTCTGGTGCTGCCCATGCCCTTTTATTTTGACGATATATGCTACTATGAAGATGTGAACCTGTCCAGAGAAGCATTTTTCCAGAAACTGGACTCCGGCAGCGAGGTTTCCACTTCCCAGCCTTCTCCGGCGGAGGTTATGAAATTATGGGATAAAGGGATGGAAACCTGTGAACAGATTCTGTACATTCCCATCAGCAGCGGGCTGAGCGGCTCCTGCGGGGCAGCTCTGGGACTGGCACAGGAAGAACCTTATAATGGCAAAATCTTTGTGGTGGACAACGGAAGGGTATCCACAGCCCTGCACCGCTCCGTTCTGGATGCGCTGGAACTGATTGAGGAAGGCTATACTGCTCCGGAAATTAAAGAGATTCTGGAAGCATCCAGAGACAAAATGGTCATCTACGTGGGTGTGGAGACGCTGGAACACTTAAAGCGGGGCGGAAGAATATCCCCGGCCACAGCAGCCCTGGGCACTGTACTGAATATCAAACCGGTACTGAAATTTGATGTGGGCACCCTGGATACCTTTAAGAAATGCCATGGGACAGCCAGAGCCAGAAAAGCCATGATTGAAGCCATGCACCACGACCTGGAAACCACCTTCCGGGAGTGGCAGGAAAAGGGAGAAGTATATCTGCTGGCTGCCTCCAGCGCTTCCCAGGAAGCCACGGAAGAATGGCTGCGGGAAATCCGTGAGGCCTTTCCGGGCATGGAAGTATTATGTGACAATCTTTCCATGGGCGTCTCCTGCCATATCGGGCAGGGAGGCCTTGGCATCGGATGTTCCTGCCGGCCCAAAAGACTTTAA
- a CDS encoding pseudouridine synthase — translation MQIRLDKYLADMGIGTRSQVKQYIRKKQVLVNGMLPAGPEQKIIPDTDTVSFQGHDIPYTRYEYFLFYKPQGCVSAVKDNVHRTVLEYFPENRKKGLFPVGRLDLDTEGLMLITNDGTLAHNLLAPGKHVPKTYYAEVSGRVTEEDVKQFSQGIDIGEARPTRPAELKLLPENQPEISRITLTITEGKFHQVKRMFEAVGKKVLYLKRISMGSLELDGSLQPGDYRPLTQEELQKITEYRGPSKTEAPDTGGSYEKNWRNN, via the coding sequence ATGCAGATCAGACTGGACAAATATCTTGCGGACATGGGAATCGGCACCCGCAGCCAGGTAAAACAGTACATACGCAAAAAGCAGGTTCTGGTAAACGGAATGCTTCCGGCAGGACCGGAACAGAAGATAATCCCGGATACGGACACGGTGTCCTTTCAGGGGCATGATATCCCTTATACCAGATACGAATACTTTCTGTTTTATAAACCCCAGGGCTGCGTCAGTGCAGTGAAAGACAATGTGCACAGAACAGTTCTTGAATATTTTCCGGAAAACCGCAAAAAAGGACTGTTTCCCGTGGGCAGGCTGGATTTGGACACGGAAGGTCTTATGCTGATTACCAATGACGGTACGCTGGCTCACAATCTTCTGGCTCCCGGAAAACATGTGCCAAAGACCTATTATGCCGAAGTTTCGGGCAGGGTGACAGAAGAAGATGTGAAACAGTTCTCCCAGGGGATTGATATCGGAGAAGCCAGGCCCACCCGGCCGGCAGAACTGAAACTTCTGCCTGAAAACCAGCCGGAAATTTCCCGGATTACCCTGACCATTACAGAAGGAAAATTCCATCAGGTAAAACGGATGTTTGAGGCAGTGGGCAAAAAAGTGCTGTATTTAAAGCGGATTTCCATGGGCAGCCTGGAGCTGGACGGCTCCCTGCAGCCGGGGGATTACCGGCCGCTGACTCAGGAAGAGTTGCAGAAGATAACGGAATACAGAGGGCCATCCAAAACGGAGGCTCCGGATACAGGAGGAAGCTATGAAAAAAATTGGCGTAATAACTGA
- a CDS encoding M23 family metallopeptidase produces the protein MKKQVCIWLLILTAMVCLITVLTGHIRQIAKITHLLAGEDTRELLRQQQVPSEQFEDFCAFEKDTNYTRYDYLLSYLFTEKQEKSQLEDYLNLLYEYQPERIRALEQAEQAIWEDLRYFPVPLSARDSSLTTSFENSWMFDRNFGGNRGHEGTDIMASLNLRGHYPVISMTDGVVEKIGWLKLGGYRIGIRSPHGGYFYYAHLHDYARDFQEGDEIKAGELLGFMGDSGYGEEEGTVGKFAVHLHMGIYIDDGTGKELSINPYWVLKWLEDKRLNYQFS, from the coding sequence ATGAAAAAGCAGGTATGTATATGGTTACTGATTCTTACAGCAATGGTCTGCCTGATTACGGTCCTGACCGGACATATCCGGCAGATTGCGAAGATTACCCACCTTCTGGCGGGGGAAGATACCAGAGAACTCCTGCGGCAGCAGCAGGTCCCTTCCGAACAGTTTGAGGACTTCTGTGCCTTTGAAAAAGATACGAACTACACCCGTTACGATTATTTGCTGAGTTATCTTTTTACAGAAAAACAGGAAAAAAGCCAGCTGGAAGATTACCTGAACCTTCTTTATGAATATCAGCCTGAGAGAATCCGTGCTCTGGAACAGGCAGAACAGGCCATTTGGGAAGACCTGCGGTATTTTCCCGTTCCCCTGTCGGCAAGGGACAGTTCTCTGACCACCTCCTTCGAGAATTCCTGGATGTTTGACCGAAATTTCGGAGGAAACCGGGGCCATGAAGGAACCGATATCATGGCCTCTCTGAACCTGCGGGGCCATTATCCTGTCATCAGCATGACAGACGGCGTCGTGGAAAAAATCGGATGGCTGAAACTGGGAGGATACCGAATCGGAATCCGTTCTCCCCATGGCGGCTATTTTTACTACGCCCATCTCCATGATTATGCCAGGGACTTTCAGGAAGGGGACGAGATAAAGGCCGGAGAACTGCTGGGCTTTATGGGAGACAGCGGCTATGGAGAGGAAGAAGGCACTGTGGGAAAATTTGCAGTCCATCTTCATATGGGTATTTACATTGACGATGGAACGGGAAAGGAACTCAGCATTAACCCTTACTGGGTATTAAAATGGCTGGAGGATAAACGTCTGAACTATCAGTTTTCCTGA